One Skermanella pratensis genomic window, ATGACCGGGGAAAGGTCAGGCTTCAGTACAATACTTATAATCAACGGGACGAACAAGTACTTAGCATTCTATTGGATCATATCGTTGCGCGGAGAACTCCCGAAACGATCTCCGTGTAACATCTATTCTTTTTCTGGTCCCATGGTGTATAAATGACTTCCTCTGTAGTGGGGGTGGCGCTTACATGCCCGACCGCACGTCCGTCGAAGTCAGTGCCGAATACGAGATGCACATGCTCCAGGACGGGGCGTGGCAGCCTGCGGTCGAGTCTCCGTCCGCCGCGACGCTGCTGAAGGCGGCGGAGAAGGTGCTGGCGCTGCGCGGACTGGATGGGGTCCGGGTGGTGCGCGCCACCCGCTTCGCCGGGTTCGACCATTCCGACCGCACGATCCTGCTGAAATGGGTGGCGCCCGGCCGGACCGACCCCGATCCCGTCGGCATGCCGACGTTGGGCGGTCGCACGCCCTGCCGCACCCGGCAGGACTTCCATCGGGAGCAGACCCGCGACGATATCCGCGTCCTGCTCGCCCGCTTCCTGGAACCGCGCCGGCTGACCCCGCTGGAGCTGATCCATTCCGTCAGGAACACCACCGAGCTGGCTTCCGGCAAGGGCATGGTGGAGGGGGCGATCCAGCGCGCGGCAATGGCCCAGGTCCAGGGTGCGAAGGACGCGTCCAAGGCCGGCAAGGCGCGCTACATCGAACTGATCGACGCGGTCCACAAGGCGATCGAGGCGTTGCACGCCGACGACCGCAAGCACTCGATCCCCCAGATCGAGGCGGGCAAGTTCCTCGCGGTGGTCTGGGAGATCGAGAGCCGCTATCCCGACGGCGAGGACTTCTCCTACCATTGCCTGCGCGCCCTGACCCGTTACCTGACTGGGGCGGGGAGCTGGGGGGAGAAGCTGTCGCGCTTGGCCCAGCTGGTCCAGCCCGGCCTGGAGGTCCGGCACTACAAGCTGATCGACATGCTGGCGGCTGAGATCCTCGATGCGCCGCCCAGCCTGCGCGAACTGCGCGGCGGGCGGCTGCGGCCGGACCAGACGGTGATCCTGCTGGCCGAACTGGATGCCGGCACCTTCGCCTATCCGGACGGCGGACCGCTGATCGGGCTCGCCCGGCTCAATACCCTGATGATGGCGAACCTGCTGCCCCGCTGCCGCTCGGTGCTGCGCCGGCGGCTTCTGGTCGAGTTGTCCGGACGGTCGGCCCTGCGGCCCGAGGAAGGCCTGTTCCAGGAGATCGAGGCGGTCAGCGCGCTCGGCCGCTGGCTGTCCGAGGTCAACGCCCGGTTCGGCGCCGACGAGGAGATCCGGGCGACCCTTGAGCAGCGGATCGGCTCCGTCCTTACGGAGGCGCGGGTCGCCACGGAGCTGGAGGGGCTGCGCACCCAGTCCGAGCGGATCGACCGGCTCAGCCGCCTGATCCGGATGGTTCCCGGCGAACCGGACAAGGCGAGGCTGCGGCGGCATCTCACCGGCCTGATCGCTGCCGAGCCGCTGCTCCGCGAGGCGACCGGCGGTCGCAGGACCGCGATCGCGACGGTGGAGGTCCTGGTCGAACTCCAGTCCTCGATCCGTCTGGCCGGCCTGGCGGACGACGTGACGGCGCCGATCCTGCGCGACCTGGACGGCGCCGCGTTCGACGCCCTCCGCAACGGCGTGATGGGATTGAAGAAGCCGCTGGCGGAGCGGATCGCCGTGCTCCTGAAGGTCTGCGGGCAGGTCAGCTTTCCCGAGGGGCGCGCCCGCACCTTCGTCGCCGAAACGCTGGATCGCGCCATAAAGAGCCCCGACTTCCAGATGACCTGGGCCAAGCGCTTCGGCAGCGAAGCGGAACGGAAGCAGGGCATGGCCAGGCTCCAGTCGGCGCTCTGGTCGGTCGGGTTCCCCGGCGCCGCGGCCTGAGCCGCCGCGATCCGGAAGGGATGCTTCCTTGCTAATTATCTTGTGCCGTCATGCCGCGGACGCGGAACGGAATTGCGCCGTTGATTTGGCAAAGGTCGGTAACTAGTATCCGCGCCGGGCCACAACCCCCCAACGGGTTGCAACTATTCTGCAAGGAATAGCCTCCATGAAGCCGACTGCGCGGCCAAAGAATACCCATTTTTCCTCCGGTCCCTGTGCGAAGCGTCCGGGCTGGACGCTGGAGGCGCTCTCCGACGCGCTGCTCGGCCGGTCCCACCGCTCCAAGCCCGGCAAGGCCAAGCTCGCGGAGGTGATCGAGCTCAGCCGGTCGATCCTCGGCATTCCCGCCGACTATCGCATCGGCATCGTCCCGGCCTCCGACACCGGCGCCGTCGAGATGGCGATGTGGTCGCTGCTGGGCGCCCGTCCGGTGGACATGCTGGCGTGGGAAAGCTTCGGCAAGGACTGGGTGACCGACGTGGTCAAACAGCTGAAGCTTGCCGATACCCGGACGCTCCAGGCCGATTACGGGTCGCTGCCCGACCTGTCCCAGGTCGATTTCAGCCATGACGTGGTGTTCACCTGGAACGGTACCACGTCAGGCGTGCGCGTCCCCGGCGGCGACTGGATCCCGGCCGACCGCGAGGGTTTGGCGATCTGCGACGCGACCTCGGCCTCCTTCGCGATGGACCTGCCCTGGGACAAGCTGGACGTGGTCACCTGGTCCTGGCAGAAGGTGCTGGGCGGCGAGGCGCAGCACGGCATGCTGGTGCTGAGCCCGCGCGCCGTGGCCCGGCTGGAGAGCTACAAGCCGTCCTGGCCGATGCCCAAGATCTTCCGCATGACCAAGGACGGCAAGCTCAACGAAGGCATCTTCAAGGGCGAGACGATCAACACGCCGTCCATGCTGGCGGTGGAGGACGCGATCGACGGCCTGAAATGGGCCCGGTCGGTCGGCGGCCTTCCCGGATTGATCGAACGTTCCGAAGGCAACCTGCGGGCGCTGGCCGACTGGGTCGCCCGGACGCCCTGGATCGATTTCCTGGCGGTCGATCCGTCGATCCGCTCCTGCACCTCGATCTGCCTGAAGATCGTCGATCCGGAGATCACCGCCCTGGATGCCGCCGCCCAGGCGGACGTCGCCAAGAAGGTGGCGGCCCTGCTGGAGAAGGAGGGCGTCGCCCTGGATGCCGCCTCATACCGCGACGCGCCTCCCGGCCTGCGGATCTGGGGCGGCGCCACGATCGACCGGAGCGACATCGAAGCCCTGATCCCCTGGATCGAGTGGGCTTACGAGACCGTGAAGTCGGAAACCGTCAAGGCCGGCTGACCCGGAAGGAAGATACCAGAATGCCCAAGGTCCTTATTTCGGACAGCCTGAGCCCGCGCGCGGTCGATATCTTCCGCGAGCGCGGCGTCGAGGTAGACGTCAAGACCGGCCTGAAGCCCGACGAGCTGAAGGAGATCATCGGCGGCTACGACGGCCTCGCGATCCGCTCCGCCACCAAGGTGACCAAGGACATCCTGTCCGCCGCGGCCAGCCTGAAGGTGGTCGGCCGAGCGGGCATCGGGGTGGACAACGTGGACATCCCGGCCGCGACGGCGCGCGGCGTCGTCGTGATGAACACGCCGTTCGGCAACTCGATCACCACGGCCGAGCACGCCGTCGCCATGATGTTCGCGCTCGCCCGTGAAATACCGGCGGCCAATACCTCGACCCACGCCGGCAAGTGGGAGAAGAACCGCTTCATGGGCGTCGAGCTGACGGCCAAGGTGCTGGGCGTGGTCGGCTGCGGCAACATCGGTTCGATCGTCGCCGACCGGGCGCTGGGGCTGAAGATGCGCGTCGTCGCCTACGACCCGTTCCTCAGCCACGAGCGGGCGGTCGACCTGGGCGTGGAGAAGGTCGAGCTGGACGATCTGCTGGCCCGGGCCGACTTCATCACCCTGCACACGCCACTGACCGACGGCACCCGCAACCTGCTCAACGCCGAGTCGCTGGCCAAGTGCCGGAAGGGCGTCCGGATCATCAACTGCGCGCGCGGCGGCCTGATCGTCGAGGAGGACCTGAAGGCGGCGATCGAGAGCGGCCACGTGGCGGGCGCCGCCCTCGACGTGTTCGCGGCGGAGCCGGCGAAGGAGAACCCGCTGTTCGGCATGGAGCGGGTGATCTGCACGCCGCACCTTGGCGCCAGCACCACCGAGGCGCAGGAGAACGTGGCGCTCCAGGTGGCGGAGCAGATGGCGGACTATCTCGTCTCCGGCGCCGTGGTCAACGCGCTGAACATGCCGTCCGTCTCGGCGGAGGACGCGCCCAAGCTGCGGCCCTACATGCAGCTCGCCGAACAGCTCGGCAGCTTCGCCGGGCAGATCACCGAGAGCGGCCTGAAGGGCGTCACGGTCGAGTACGAGGGGCACGTCGCCGAGCTGAACACCCGGCCGCTGACCGCCCTCGTCCTGATGGGCCTGCTGAAGCCGCTGCTGGACAGCGTCAACATGGTCAACGCCCCGGTGATCGCGCGCGAACGCGACATCGAGATCGCGGAGACCAAACGCGAGCGGGCCAGCGACTACCAGACCCTGATGCGCGTGATCGTCCATACCGAGCAGCGCAGCCGGTCCCTGACCGGCACCCTGTTCGGCGGCGAGAAGCCCCGGATCGTCGGAATCGAGGAAGTGCCGATCGAGGCCGAGGTGTCCAGCCACATGCTGTTCATCCGCAACGAGGACAAGCCCGGCTTCATCGGCCATCTCGGTACGACGCTGGGGAGCGCCGGAGTGAACGTCGCGACCTTCCACTTGGGCCGGACGGCACCCGGGGAGAACGCGATCGCCCTGGTGTCGGTCGACCAGCAGATCAGCGACGAGCTTCTGCACAGGATCGGCACCCTGCCGAGCGTGGTCAGGGCCAAGGCGCTGAGCTTCTGAGGTCGGTACATGCAATCGTAGGTCGGCCTTCGCCGTCAGGCGAACGCCGACACCATGCGCCGACGCTCCCTCCGTGATGTCGGCGTCGGCCCTGCGGGCCAAGGCCGACCTACGAAATTCCGGCGTACTGGACCATCAGAACATCACGAGCTGGCGCACTGCGGCGCCGTCCGCCAGCTTGTCGAACGCCTCGTTGATCTCGTCCAGCCCGATGCGCTCGCTCATCAGGGCGTCCACCGGCAGCTTGCCCTTCTTGAACATCCGGATGTAGCGGGGAATGTCGCGCTTGGGCACGCCGCCGCCCAGGTAGCTGCCCTTCAGCGTCCGCTCCTCCGCGACCAGGGAGACCGCCGGGATCGACATCATCTTGGCGGGGTTGGCGAGGCCGGAGGACACCGTGGTGCCGCCGCGGCGGGTGATCCGGTAAGCCATCTCCAGAGCCGGGGCGGAACCCGCCATCTCGAACGCGTAGTCCACCCCGCCGCCGGTCGCCTGTTTGATCCGGGCCTCCACGTCGGGCGTCCCGGCGTTGAAGACGTCGGTCGCACCCAATGGCCGGGCAAGGTCCAGCTTGCGGTCGATCATGTCGATGGCGATGATCCGGTCGGCGCCGGCCATGATGCAGCCCAGCATGGCGTTCAGCCCGACGCCGCCCAGCCCGATCACCGCGACGCTGGCGCCGGCAAAGACCTTGGCCGTATTGACCACCGCGCCGACGCCGGTCAGCACGGCGCAGCCGAACAGCGCCGCCTCGTCGAACGGGATGGTGTCGTCGATCTTCACGGCGGACCGGGCGGAGACCACGGCGAACTCGGCGAAGGCCGAAACTCCGACATGGTGGTGGACCGGCTGGCCCTGCGGACCGGTGATCCGCATGCCGCCGCCCAGCAGCGTGCCGGCGCCGTTGGCCGCGGCGCCCGGCTCGCACAGGGCGGGCCGCCCCTCGGAGCAGGGACCGCACAGCCCGCAGCTGGGCACGAAGACCAGGGCGACATGGTCGCCCGGCTGGAACTCCGTCACCCCGTCGCCGATCTCCTCGACGATGCCGGCCGCCTCGTGCCCCAGCGCCATGGGCATCGGCCGGGGCCGGTCGCCGTTGATGACGGAAAGGTCGGAATGGCACAGGCCGGCGGCCTTGATCCGGACCAGCATCTCGCCGCGGCCGGGAGGCGCCAGCTCGATCTCCTCGATGTGCAGCGGCTTGCTGTCCGCATAGGGCCTGGGAAGCCCGATCTCGTGCAGTACGGCGGCTTTCGCCTTCATCGCTTCCCCCTCGGGTATTGGTCTCCCTCCGTCATGAATAGCGCATTCCGCCGGCCGCACGGGCTGATAATTCAGGGCATCCGGCGAAGCACCGTGTCCAGGGTGGCGCTGCCGTCCCTGGCCTGCCAGGACCCCGCCAGGGCGCCGTCGGGGCGCAGCCGGAAGCGGAGCTGGTTGAGCGCCGGTTCGTCGAACACCAGTTCGCCGCCGGCGAAGGACCCCTCCCTGCGCGACGATTCCGCCCGCTCCTGAGCCATCAGGCCGGAGCCCAGCAGGTAGCTGGCGACGACGCGGTCGCCTTCGACCTGCTCGATGTTCAGCATCACTTCGCGGCCGTTCCGGTAGAACCCGTACCAGGAACCCGTCAGGTCGGTCGCGACCGCCGGCTTCACCGAGGCCAGCGTCGACCCGAACCTGGGGGTGCCTCCGGTACTGCCCAGGTCGGCGCTCGGGCGGCGTCCCCAGGAGGTCTCGCAGGTGGTCTCGTCCGCGGGCGTGCGGATCTCTCCCGCGACGAAGCGGCCGATGCAGCCGGCGAACCGGCGGGCGAACAGCCCGCTCGCGGCGGCGGAATGGCCGATCAGGTCGGCCGGCTGGTCGATGATCAGGTCGCGCACGGGGCGTTCGCCGCGGATCACCCGCGTCATGTCCCCGCGACCGCCGGGGTCGTAGCCGTCACCGTGGAAGAAGACCATCATCAGCGGCGTCGTCCCGACCTGGCGCAGCAGGCGGTAAAGCTCCGTCGCGTTGGCCCGCCAGGTGCCGAACGAATCGGTGAAGCTGCCGTAGGCGGCGGGGGCGGTGGCGACCACCGCGTCGGCGACGCCGTCCTCGGCGACCGCCGCCAGGGCGGCGAAGGCCCCGAAGCTCTGGCCGGCCAGCCCGATTCGCGCATAGCCCTGGGCGCGCAGGTCGCGGGCGGCCTTGGCCAGCCGGGCTCCCGTTCCGTTCAGGCTGTCGGCCTGACGCAGCCGGTTGAGCCTGAAGGTGTCCCAGCCCTGTTCGGCCAGGGCGCGGATATAGGGCGGCGTCGGTGCGCGTGAATCCTCCTCGTGAAGCGACAGGCCATGAGCCCACACGATGGCACCCGCGGCCCGCCCGGGTCCCAGCGGAGCCTGCTCCGGAACGGCCGGTTCCACCCACATGGCCGGCTTCGCCGCCGGTGCAGCGGCAGCCGCATGCGCGGGCGCCGCCAGCACGGCCGCCAACCCGATCGCCAGCCCCGCCAAAACGCCCGTCGAAGCCCGCCCCAGCCGGTCCCGAACCCAATCCATCGCCGCAACCCGATTCCCATGGTTAATGCTCGGACCCAGGGTCGGGCAGGCGTGGTGAAAAAACGGTTAGTGCCGCAATCGATCGGCGGCCCGAAGCGTCGGCCGGCATCCCGCCGGTTTGTGTTGTCCCGCGACCGGCCGGGGCGCTAGGGTCGCTGCCTCAGTTCCAGCCTCTCACCCGCCCCGTCTTCGGAGGCACCATGTCCGAGCCTGCCGCGACAGAAGAAGCTGCCCGGTCCCGCATGGCCGAGGGACGCCCGTCGGAGGCCGCCGGGATCTACCGCCGCGCCATCGCCGACCGGCCGGACGACTTCACGCTGTACAACAACATGGCTGCGGCGCTCCGGCGGGCGGGCGACCGGTCAGCGGCGCTGGCGGCGCTGGGACGGGCCGACCGGCTGCTGCCGGGCCACCCGGCCGTGGCGCTCAATCGCGCGGCGCTCCTCGCTGACCTGCGGCGTCCGGCGGAAGCCCGCGACGTGATCGCCCCCGTGGTCGCCTCCCGCCCCGGCGATGCCCACGCGGCGCTTGTGCTGGCTGGCGCTTTGGGGGATCTGGGCGACTTTCCCGCCGCCATGGCTACGTACCGGCGCGCGCTCGACCATTCCCCCGACCATGCCGGCCTGCGCCTGAACCTGGGCAACCTGCTGAAGCGGACCGGCGACAGGGCGAGCGCGGCGGACTGCTACGGCGCTGTTCTCCGCCGCTGGCCCGATCATACCGGCGCGATGCTGGCGGCGTCCGCCCTGCTTCGGGAGGACGGGTCGGCGGAGGATGCCGCCGGCCTCTGCCGTGCCGCCCTCGCCCTCTACCCGAACCTGACGGAGGCGCATCTGCTGCTCGGCAACCAGGCGCTTTCCGCCGGCCGCGCCGCCGAGGCGGCCTCCCGCTACCGAAGCGCCCTGGCGACCGATCCGGCCCATGGCGGCGCGCAACTCACCCTCGGCACGGCACTCCAGGAACTGGGCCGCCACGACGAGGCCCGGAAATGCTTCGGCCGCGCCCTGGCGGTCGACCGCCTCGATGCATCCTCCCGGTTCCGCCGCTGCTTCGCCGAACTGCCGATCATCTACCGCGACATGGGCGAGGTAGACCGCGCCCGGGAAGCCTATGCCAGCCGCCTGGAGGAGCTGGCCGATCATTACGCCGCCGCCCCGGCGGCCGAACGCGCGGCTGCCGCGGCGGCGGTGGGCGGCAGCCAACCCTTCTACCTGGCCTACCAGGGGCGCTGCGACCTGATGCTCCAGACCGTCTACGGCGACCTGGTTTCCGTCCTGATGGCCGCTGGCTACCCGGAGTTCTCCCAGCCGCTGGCTCCCCGGCGCCGGAATGGCGGACCCCTCAGGATCGGGTTCGTCGCCGGCCATATCGGCCGGCATTCGGCGGTGAACGTCTCGCTGCGCGGCTGGGCGGACGCGTTCGACCCCGCGCGGGTCGCCCTGTTCTGCTATCACACCGGCCCCGCGTCGGACGACGAGACCACCCGGTTCGAATCGCTTTCGCAGGTTTTCCGCCGAGGACCGGGCAGGGTGGAGGACTGGGCCGAAGCCATCCGGCGCGACGACCTGGACGCCCTGGTCTTCGGCGATGTCGGCATGGACCCGATGGCGGCACGCCTCGCCGCCCTCCGCCTGGCACCCGTCCAGGCCATGTCCACCGGCCACCCCGTGACGACGGGCCTGCCGACCATGGACCTGTATCTCAGCTCGGCCCTGATGGAGCCGGCGGGCGCGCAGGCCCATTATCGCGAGACGCTGGTGCCCCTGCCGAACCTGGGCTACGCGTACCGCCCGCTCGACCCGCCGGCGGTGCCGCTGACCCGGAGCGAACTTGGATTGCCCGACGGCGCGCCGGTCTTCTGGTGCTGCCAGTCGCTCTTCAAATACCTGCCGTGCGACGACGACCTGTTCGCCCGGATCGCGGCGCGCCTGCCGGACGCGCTGTTCCTCTTCATCGACTACATGCCGGCGCCGCGCGTCGCGCTCATTTTCCGCCGGCGCCTCGCGGCCGCCTTCGCGCGGGCCGGGCTGGACGCCGACCGCCATTGCCGCTTCCTGCCCCAGATGGACCATGCCCGCTTCCACGCCGTGGCAGGGCTGACCGACGTGTTCCTCGACAACCCGTCCTGGTCCGGACACAACACGGCGCTGGAGGCCTTGCCCCACGGCCTGCCCATCGTCACGCTCCCCGGCGTGCTGATGCGCCAGCGCCATTCCGCGGCGATCCTGGAGATGATCGGCATCCGGGAGACGATCGCCTCGTGCCGCGACGGCTATGTCGAGATCGCGGTCCGCCTGGGAAGCGACCGGCGCCTTCGCGCCGACCTGCGCCACGCGGTGCGCCGCGCCGCGCCCAAGGCGTTCCACGACTCCGGCGCCGTGCGCGCGCTGGAGTCGGTGCTGGAACGGGGTTCAGCGTAGCGCGAACTGCACCGGGACGACGAGTTCCAGGCTGCTCCGGTCCAGATCGGCCGGGATCTTGGGCAGGGGCTGGGCGCGCCGGATCATTTCCAGCACCTCCTCGTCCAAGGCGTCGTGGCCGGAGCTTTTCTCCAGCCGGTACGACAGCACGGTCCCGTCTGCGTCCATGGTGAACCGCAGCAGCGCCGTTCCCTGCTGGCGCATCCGCTGCGAGGATTGCGGATAGCGCTTGTGCCGGTTCAGGTGCTGGAGCAGCCGCTGCTGGAAGCTCGGCATCACCGAAGACTGCGCCACGGCCCGCGGCCTCGCCGGTGCGGGCTCGGCTTCCGCGGCCGGCGCGGGAGCGGGCGGCGGAGGTGCTGGGGCCGGCGGCGCCGGCTCGGGCGGACGCGGCTGCTCGACCGGCCTGGGGCGCGGCGGCGGCGGCTTCTGCCGGGGCGGCTTGGGCGGCGTGACTTCCGGCAGCGCCACTTCCGGCTCGACCTGCGGCGGGGGCTCCTCCTCGGGGGCGGCTCCGGCGGCGGAGGCTCCGGGATCGGCTCCGGCTCCGGCGGGGGCGGCTCCGGCGGGGGCGGCTCGGGAGGAGGGGGCTCCGGCGGCGGCGGTTCCGGGGGCGGCGGTTCCGGGGGCGGCGGCGCCGGCTCCTCGACCGCCGGTTCCGGCGGGGGCGGTTCGGGCGGCAGGTCGATCAGGATGGGGCCGGCGACCTCCGCCGGGGGAGGCGGGGTGTCCAGGGCGAGCACGCTGGCCAGTATGCCGGCGTGGACCGCCAGCACGAAACCGGCGCTCAGGCCCCAGCGCAGGGTATCGGAACTCATGGCCGGGCGGCGGCGGGGACGGCCGGGGCCATGCCTTCGAGGCCGACGAGAGCGATCTTGAGGTACCCGGCGGCGCGCAGGTCGTTCATGACGGACATCAGGTCGCCATAGTCCACCGTCCTGTCGGCGCGCAGGAAGATGCGCTGTTCGCGGTCGCTCCCGGTCGCCCGGTCCAGCGCCGGCGCCAGCGGCGCCTCGCCCAGCGCCTCGTCCCCGACGACCAGGGACAGGTCGGCCTGGACGGTCAGGTAGAGCGGCTTGTCCGGCTTGGGCTGGGGCTTGGCGGTGGAGGAGGGCAGGTCCACCGGGACGTCGACCGTCGCCAGCGGTGCCGCGACCATGAAGATGATCAGCAGCACGAGGATCACGTCGATGAATGGGGTGACGTTGATCTCGTGGGTTTCGTCCAGGTCGTCGTCGCCCTGGTCCAGCTTGGCGGCCATGGTGCTACTCCGCCGCCTTGCGCAGGGAAACCATCGCGCGGTCGACATCGCGCGAGGCGAGGCGCTGAAGCTCCGCCGCCGCGTCCATCAGCAGGGCCTTGTAGCCGGCGATGCCGCGGGCGAACGCATTGTAGATCACGACGGCCGGGATGGCGGCGACGAGGCCCATGGCGGTGGCGAGCAGCGCCTCGGCGATCCCGGGCGCCACGACCGCCAGGTTGGTCGTCTGCGCCTCGGAAATCCCGATGAAGCTGTTCATGATGCCCCAGACGGTGCCGAAGAGCCCGACGAACGGAGCCGTCGATCCGATGGTGGCGAGGATGCCGGTGCCCTTCGTCATGCGGCGGCTGGAGGAGGCGACGAGGCGGTCCAGGCGCGATGCGATGCGGTCTCGCAACCCTGCCTTGTCCATTCCGGCGAACCACAGGTCGTGCTCCGCGACCGCGGCCCTGACGAAACCGTGGACCGGGCCGTAGGCCGGGCGGCTGTGCTCGGCGGCCTCGGCCAGCGAACGGGCCGACCCGA contains:
- a CDS encoding phosphoserine transaminase, with translation MKPTARPKNTHFSSGPCAKRPGWTLEALSDALLGRSHRSKPGKAKLAEVIELSRSILGIPADYRIGIVPASDTGAVEMAMWSLLGARPVDMLAWESFGKDWVTDVVKQLKLADTRTLQADYGSLPDLSQVDFSHDVVFTWNGTTSGVRVPGGDWIPADREGLAICDATSASFAMDLPWDKLDVVTWSWQKVLGGEAQHGMLVLSPRAVARLESYKPSWPMPKIFRMTKDGKLNEGIFKGETINTPSMLAVEDAIDGLKWARSVGGLPGLIERSEGNLRALADWVARTPWIDFLAVDPSIRSCTSICLKIVDPEITALDAAAQADVAKKVAALLEKEGVALDAASYRDAPPGLRIWGGATIDRSDIEALIPWIEWAYETVKSETVKAG
- the serA gene encoding phosphoglycerate dehydrogenase, which translates into the protein MPKVLISDSLSPRAVDIFRERGVEVDVKTGLKPDELKEIIGGYDGLAIRSATKVTKDILSAAASLKVVGRAGIGVDNVDIPAATARGVVVMNTPFGNSITTAEHAVAMMFALAREIPAANTSTHAGKWEKNRFMGVELTAKVLGVVGCGNIGSIVADRALGLKMRVVAYDPFLSHERAVDLGVEKVELDDLLARADFITLHTPLTDGTRNLLNAESLAKCRKGVRIINCARGGLIVEEDLKAAIESGHVAGAALDVFAAEPAKENPLFGMERVICTPHLGASTTEAQENVALQVAEQMADYLVSGAVVNALNMPSVSAEDAPKLRPYMQLAEQLGSFAGQITESGLKGVTVEYEGHVAELNTRPLTALVLMGLLKPLLDSVNMVNAPVIARERDIEIAETKRERASDYQTLMRVIVHTEQRSRSLTGTLFGGEKPRIVGIEEVPIEAEVSSHMLFIRNEDKPGFIGHLGTTLGSAGVNVATFHLGRTAPGENAIALVSVDQQISDELLHRIGTLPSVVRAKALSF
- a CDS encoding zinc-dependent alcohol dehydrogenase family protein translates to MKAKAAVLHEIGLPRPYADSKPLHIEEIELAPPGRGEMLVRIKAAGLCHSDLSVINGDRPRPMPMALGHEAAGIVEEIGDGVTEFQPGDHVALVFVPSCGLCGPCSEGRPALCEPGAAANGAGTLLGGGMRITGPQGQPVHHHVGVSAFAEFAVVSARSAVKIDDTIPFDEAALFGCAVLTGVGAVVNTAKVFAGASVAVIGLGGVGLNAMLGCIMAGADRIIAIDMIDRKLDLARPLGATDVFNAGTPDVEARIKQATGGGVDYAFEMAGSAPALEMAYRITRRGGTTVSSGLANPAKMMSIPAVSLVAEERTLKGSYLGGGVPKRDIPRYIRMFKKGKLPVDALMSERIGLDEINEAFDKLADGAAVRQLVMF
- a CDS encoding alpha/beta hydrolase; its protein translation is MDWVRDRLGRASTGVLAGLAIGLAAVLAAPAHAAAAAPAAKPAMWVEPAVPEQAPLGPGRAAGAIVWAHGLSLHEEDSRAPTPPYIRALAEQGWDTFRLNRLRQADSLNGTGARLAKAARDLRAQGYARIGLAGQSFGAFAALAAVAEDGVADAVVATAPAAYGSFTDSFGTWRANATELYRLLRQVGTTPLMMVFFHGDGYDPGGRGDMTRVIRGERPVRDLIIDQPADLIGHSAAASGLFARRFAGCIGRFVAGEIRTPADETTCETSWGRRPSADLGSTGGTPRFGSTLASVKPAVATDLTGSWYGFYRNGREVMLNIEQVEGDRVVASYLLGSGLMAQERAESSRREGSFAGGELVFDEPALNQLRFRLRPDGALAGSWQARDGSATLDTVLRRMP
- a CDS encoding tetratricopeptide repeat protein, giving the protein MSEPAATEEAARSRMAEGRPSEAAGIYRRAIADRPDDFTLYNNMAAALRRAGDRSAALAALGRADRLLPGHPAVALNRAALLADLRRPAEARDVIAPVVASRPGDAHAALVLAGALGDLGDFPAAMATYRRALDHSPDHAGLRLNLGNLLKRTGDRASAADCYGAVLRRWPDHTGAMLAASALLREDGSAEDAAGLCRAALALYPNLTEAHLLLGNQALSAGRAAEAASRYRSALATDPAHGGAQLTLGTALQELGRHDEARKCFGRALAVDRLDASSRFRRCFAELPIIYRDMGEVDRAREAYASRLEELADHYAAAPAAERAAAAAAVGGSQPFYLAYQGRCDLMLQTVYGDLVSVLMAAGYPEFSQPLAPRRRNGGPLRIGFVAGHIGRHSAVNVSLRGWADAFDPARVALFCYHTGPASDDETTRFESLSQVFRRGPGRVEDWAEAIRRDDLDALVFGDVGMDPMAARLAALRLAPVQAMSTGHPVTTGLPTMDLYLSSALMEPAGAQAHYRETLVPLPNLGYAYRPLDPPAVPLTRSELGLPDGAPVFWCCQSLFKYLPCDDDLFARIAARLPDALFLFIDYMPAPRVALIFRRRLAAAFARAGLDADRHCRFLPQMDHARFHAVAGLTDVFLDNPSWSGHNTALEALPHGLPIVTLPGVLMRQRHSAAILEMIGIRETIASCRDGYVEIAVRLGSDRRLRADLRHAVRRAAPKAFHDSGAVRALESVLERGSA
- a CDS encoding energy transducer TonB family protein; translation: MALPEVTPPKPPRQKPPPPRPRPVEQPRPPEPAPPAPAPPPPAPAPAAEAEPAPARPRAVAQSSVMPSFQQRLLQHLNRHKRYPQSSQRMRQQGTALLRFTMDADGTVLSYRLEKSSGHDALDEEVLEMIRRAQPLPKIPADLDRSSLELVVPVQFALR
- the exbD gene encoding TonB system transport protein ExbD, with protein sequence MAAKLDQGDDDLDETHEINVTPFIDVILVLLIIFMVAAPLATVDVPVDLPSSTAKPQPKPDKPLYLTVQADLSLVVGDEALGEAPLAPALDRATGSDREQRIFLRADRTVDYGDLMSVMNDLRAAGYLKIALVGLEGMAPAVPAAARP
- the exbB gene encoding tonB-system energizer ExbB, whose translation is MTTPRALRWLPLTIISLMCLSTAAPGQVPNPMAPQAAQEQQVQAQEQPAQEVPDVPAPDGAEEPAAADPAATDPGAADPAAAEAAGMEEAAPGPAAHDLSPWGMFMAADIVVKSVMIGLALASVLTWTVLVAKAVELGAAKRRVARALGAIGSARSLAEAAEHSRPAYGPVHGFVRAAVAEHDLWFAGMDKAGLRDRIASRLDRLVASSSRRMTKGTGILATIGSTAPFVGLFGTVWGIMNSFIGISEAQTTNLAVVAPGIAEALLATAMGLVAAIPAVVIYNAFARGIAGYKALLMDAAAELQRLASRDVDRAMVSLRKAAE